A single genomic interval of Cyprinus carpio isolate SPL01 chromosome B24, ASM1834038v1, whole genome shotgun sequence harbors:
- the LOC109046507 gene encoding receptor activity-modifying protein 3 isoform X1 has protein sequence MDPNLLTLFKLSLIFAVNMLMTRGLSDADSADLLTTQRPRLPQCNQTLLLLEMERCGERFSSDMNHIHPDDRCNLTHFIREYHVFSSCTEMNAERIGCFWPNPAVERFIISIHKHFFSNCSLEHVFIDPPDDTLTLLILVPVFLTLAMVVLVVWCSKRSDILA, from the exons caGTGAACATGCTGATGACGAGAGGTTTATCAG ACGCAGACAGCGCTGATCTGTTGACCACCCAGCGGCCACGGCTCCCGCAGTGCAATCAGACACTCCTGCTGCTGGAGATGGAGAGATGCGGCGAACGATTCAGCAGTGACATGAATCACATCCATCCAGACGACAGATGCAACCTCACGCACTTCATCAG AGAGTATCACGTCTTCTCCTCCTGCACGGAGATGAACGCTGAGCGCATTGGCTGCTTCTGGCCGAACCCAGCGGTGGAGCGCTTCATCATCAGCATCCACAAGCACTTCTTCTccaactgcagcctggagcacgTGTTCATCGACCCGCCGGACGACACGCTCACCCTCCTCATCCTCGTGCCCGTCTTCCTCACGCTGGCCATGGTGGTGCTGGTGGTGTGGTGCAGCAAGCGGAGCGACATCCTGGCCTAG
- the LOC109046507 gene encoding receptor activity-modifying protein 3 isoform X2, with translation MDPNLLTLFKLSLIFVNMLMTRGLSDADSADLLTTQRPRLPQCNQTLLLLEMERCGERFSSDMNHIHPDDRCNLTHFIREYHVFSSCTEMNAERIGCFWPNPAVERFIISIHKHFFSNCSLEHVFIDPPDDTLTLLILVPVFLTLAMVVLVVWCSKRSDILA, from the exons TGAACATGCTGATGACGAGAGGTTTATCAG ACGCAGACAGCGCTGATCTGTTGACCACCCAGCGGCCACGGCTCCCGCAGTGCAATCAGACACTCCTGCTGCTGGAGATGGAGAGATGCGGCGAACGATTCAGCAGTGACATGAATCACATCCATCCAGACGACAGATGCAACCTCACGCACTTCATCAG AGAGTATCACGTCTTCTCCTCCTGCACGGAGATGAACGCTGAGCGCATTGGCTGCTTCTGGCCGAACCCAGCGGTGGAGCGCTTCATCATCAGCATCCACAAGCACTTCTTCTccaactgcagcctggagcacgTGTTCATCGACCCGCCGGACGACACGCTCACCCTCCTCATCCTCGTGCCCGTCTTCCTCACGCTGGCCATGGTGGTGCTGGTGGTGTGGTGCAGCAAGCGGAGCGACATCCTGGCCTAG